The DNA segment GCATTAACTCTCTTCGGTTGACCCGCTTTCTCCACCACGCTTCCCAACTATAAATAACATCACCCCTATGAGCGTTCGATCTCACTCTCTcctgcctcttcctcctctcacCTCCTACCGCCGTTACTTCCTGCAGCAGCATGGGACTCTTCAGGCTCGTCACCGGGCTGCCGGGGCCAAGCGGCTTCGGATCCGCCTCCACCGCCGAGCAGGTCACCGACGGCATCGACGCCTCCCATCTCACCGTCATCATCACCGGTGCGTCCCTCCCTCCCATCTTCTTCATCCGACTCTGCTCTGCTTTGAGCTCAGCAGTTCCATTAATGGCGATGACCTTAAAATACTAGGATCGGTCAAGTCTTCAACTGGACTTCACCGGGTCAAATTTTGATGGTGGTCTAAGTAATCTTTTAAATAAAGATCTGCCTAAACAAATATTTCAGGGTCATTTTTATGGCTTCTCCCCCAATTTGATCCAATAATTGAACAGTTATTAGCAATGACATCAAAAAAATTCACATTGACTTTTGAGTCTACATGCAATCCAGGGGGTGCAAGTGGGATTGGTGAAGAGACTGCAAGAGTCTTTGCCCTCAGAGGAGCCCATGTCATCATTGCTGCAAGGAACATGGCAGCTGCCAATGATGTGCAGCAGCACATCCTGCAGTGTACTCCAATGGCCAAAGTTGATGTCTTAAAGCTTGATCTCAGCTCACTCAAATCTGTGAGAGCCTTTGCAGACAAATTCCTCTCGTTGGACCTACCTCTCAACATCTTAATGTAATCACTGTTGCTTCTTGTAATGATACTTACATGCTATCATGTCTCCGAGTGAGTTTTGTGCCTTGGATTTCTTCTCAGAAACAACGCTGGTGTCATGTTCTGTCCTTACCAACTCTCAGAGGATGGAATAGAGATGCAGTTTGCAACAAATCATCTAGGTAAAACGATATGTTTGTGATCTCCTAGTGAAGTTGCTAGTCCAATCAATTCCAATTTCTTCTACTGGTATGCACTAAAAGCTTAGCTTTGTTCTACTTTCAGGACACTTTTTCTTGACAAATCTTCTTCTTGACAAGATGAAAACCACAGCCGAGAAGACAGGGATTGAGGGTAGAATTGTGAATCTGTCATCTATTGCTCACTTGAATACATATGAAGGAGGAATATGGTTTGACAAGCTTAATCACAAGGAAGTGTAAGTTACCATTGGCTGTTTGGCAAGCAAATACTTTGAGAAAACTCTGCTGCACTGGCAGTATTCTtcactacaaaaaaaaaatggtgaTTTCTTCAACCTCACCAACTGATCTTTGTTCCTCAGATACTTGGATAAAAAGGCATATGGGCAGTCCAAACTGGCCAACATATTGCATGCGAACGAGCTCTCTAGACGCTTAAAGGTACTCAATTTTGCAATGCATATCTTAGATCAAGATGCATTACATGCATTACCTATACAAAAACAATTATGCAGCAAGAATTGTCATCATGAAATCTCTACCAGCTGTCCATTATAAGTGTCAATCCAAACACATAACACAACTGTCATTTCCTATGTCAATTTCATTTTACTGGCCCATAGGCTGCTTCTACTTTGTACTTGTTTTCTTCTGTATTGTCTTTTTAGTGTGGATTACTGATATGCAGCATGACATGTCTTGCTGACTCCTTAATTTTCTGCACATTATGGTTCACAGGAAGATGGTGCAAACATCACAGTAAATTCTGTTCATCCTGGACTGATCATGACGAACCTGATGAGACACTCATTCCATCTAATGAGTTTGTTCTTAAACTTCCAAATCAGTAGTGGTTTTAAGAACAGTAACCTATTCTGAAATTGAAAGTTTTGGACTCAGACCCGACATTGTTGCTTGTTTGCAGGGGTGCTAAAATTATTCACTTACATCTTCTGGAAGAATGTTCCCCAGGTGTGTTACGACGCTTGCTCGATGACATTAAGTTCCCTTATGTATAAGGGTAGCATCAGCTGAATATTTTGGTGGTTTTCATGGACTATTACACTAATTTAGTTGGATCATTGCCTGCTATAATTTAAGCTTGTTCAGTGTTTCACTATAATTAACTATTCATTATTTAGAACCTATAGCAGTAAAAGAAGTACCATTTCTTATTCGTCACATCGTATCAGCAAGAGcagaaaattacaaaaatcaaTACTTTCCTAGTGCAATTTTCTGAAGAGATGGGGCAAAACAAATGATCACTGAACATGAGTTAGACCCATCCATACTATCTGCATATGAAACAGAAGCAAAAACATACGTGATATTTCACTGAGACACCGAAATTAAAACCCATGTAATTGAAATGTATGGTAACATGCTTTGCATGCCAAGTAGAACATGGGGAGTGCAGAGAAAAATCTTCATAGGAACTAGAACTCAGCAAGGGGTGAACATCAACATTGTGTACCTTTAAATAAGCGCAGGGTGCAGCAACTACATGCTATGTCGCACTGCATCCAAGTCTCAAGGGTGTGACCGGGAAGTACTTCTTGGACTGCAATGAGGAGAAACCAAGTTACTTGGCCAGAGATGAAACATTGGCAGAAAAGCTGTGGGACTTCAGTGAAAAGCTAGCGGCATCAACCAAGTAAGACCAGAGCAAGCAAAAGGCTAAGAGATCTACAAGATTGTTATACTTCCAACCAAATATACTATTGTTGTGATGAGTTAGTTCTTTAAGTTTGTCTAGTTCAATAAGAGTCAGATAAAgacttttttatatttatttatttattaagagaaTGATGGATTTAGAAGTGAAACTCTGTAGatgtatctgtttcttttcaTCTATCTATGAAATATTATTCTGGCTTTTAGCAAACAGTAGAagactgatcccctcgaagtgatcatctcttttctttctcttcttataTGATAAAAGATCTTATCAAAATTACTCGTTAGGTCAAAGCTCATTATCCTATTTTTACATGAAAGGTAGGTTTCATATGTCAAATGTTTCTAAACCCCTTGAATTAAATGTCGATCTGAGTATGATCCATGCTTTTGAATGATTCAAATCTCACCACGTATGTAAACAATGCAACATTTGGGTATAACATTTTTCCTAAGCAATTGAGCTGTTGGGCAACACATCTATCTCTCACATTTTTAATATATCGCTAGCCGTTGTCACCATTTCCCAAAATAAATGCAACAATTTAAGGAAGAAATGGGTTAAGTTTCAACATGCATTCCCCATAGTAGAATAAGTAAATTAATGATTCTTAacaatcaacaaaaagcatagagaagaagagaaaaagcaaCCTTTGGTTGAAAGAGATGAAAACACTCACGAGGCTTTTCGTTCCAGTTTTGGTGAAGGGAAGCAGCTGAAAAAGAAAGATTTTTGAGTTCTACTTCAAAGGCGGTGCTCCTTTTAAGAGAGAATCCGCTTGGTTTGCTGAATTCCAGATTGCTTCATTCGGGCGCCAATCCTTTCGCAAAGTGATCTTCGTTCGAGGCACCCCACCAAATCTCCATACGGAAGAGAAGGCACTGAGAAAAGATACAGTGACTTTGCTATGTTCCTGCATCGATGGTAGCAAGCAAAGATAAATTTCGCAGGCAGGAGAACAAACGTAAGATGACAGGAGAGCAGGTATGACTACCTGAGTTAGCAAGTTGGCCCAATGAGCAGAAGTGATATATATGACCTCCCCGCCCGATAAACTAGCAAACAAGAATATTTTCtgtaaatcaatcatatgaaagaAGTACACGAAGCAGAAGGCAACAACACACAACAAAGAACACAAATCAAAGCAAACGCAACATCCAAGAACAACACCTCAGGGTCATCAGTTTGGAACCGAAACGAGTACTTTAAGAAATGATCTCAGTTGCTTCCATAAAAGACTCTTTAATGGCAACATCTCAGAGCAAGTAGAGGCCAAAATTACTGACAACCATCAGATTAACAAAGATTCAGAATCAAACTGGGGAAAAGAAGAGGCAAAAGGATAAACAAGAACTAGAAAAAGTTACTCCTTTCCTTCCAAATCAGAAGCCAACATGTTACAACAGACATGCTACTTATATTACAATGTAaaccaagtcacacatgccaaaaCCTAGGGAAAGATAGCTTAAGAGATGAAACCCAGAACAACCATCGTGAATCGATCAAGAGCTGGTGAACTTGGTGACCGCCTTGGTCCCCTCGGACACGGCGTGCTTGGCGAGCTCACCCGGGAGGACCAAGCGGACGGAGGTCTGGATCTCGCGGGACGTGATAGTGGGCTTCTTGTTGTAGCGGGCGAGGCGGGAGGCCTCCTGGGCGAGCTTCTCGAAGATGTCGTTGATGAAGGAGTTCATGATGGACATGGCCTTGCTGGAGATACCGATGTCGGGATGCACCTGCTTGAGCACCTTGAAGATGTAGATCTTGTAGGTCTCAGTCCCCTTCTtggccttcttcttcctcttcttgtcgGCGGAGGCGCCGTCCTTGGAGGGGAGGCGCTTCTCAGCCTTGGGCTTCTTCTCCGCGGGGGCCTTCTccgccttcttctccttctcctccgccGGCTTCTCGGCGGGCTTCTTCTCCGCTGGTTTCTTCTCGGCCTTGGGCGCCATCGGAATCTCGACCGGGGAAATGGAAAGCAGAGAAAAGGCGCGAGTTCTATCGAAGCAGTGAAATCGAGTGCGGAGTAAGACCGCGTGGTTTGGCTTTTATAGAGGAAGATGCTGGATTTTGATTGGCTGCTGTATGTTTGTCACGGATCGGTGAGTTGGACGGTTTGTTTTTTTGTGAAACGTGGCGACTTTTTATTGGTGAACTTTTTTCGCTCGGATCCCTCCCGTGGACTGGTGTTTGCGGAGGAGGGAAATGAGAAGTCACGTGCGGGATTCAAACAGGAGCACGTGCCCGTTAATGTTAATTGAACATATTGAGTCAACTAATTGAAGTCCGAGTTGACTAATCCCTTACATCTTGAAATTAGTTGTAAACATAAGCTTGGATAAATTTAGGGGTTAAAGAAACTATAAGAAAAATTGAGCCAATATTAATATTACTATCAACATATGTTCCTAACTTGTTTAtagtcaaaatggcataaatattcttttaaaattagttatattttgatatttactcctttaaatttaattttaattttaaaaatataatattttgaagtTGAAAACTTGTACATATATCATTATAGTTAATTGTTCTCGAACTAACATGAACACCCTcttcataattaaaaataaataaatatttttaactaaaaAATCAATTAAAGACGAAGCAAAACGAGTAAAAAATAATCTCCTATGATCGAGAAGAGAAGAGACCCTCTTTTACAATTCTTACATTATTGATCAACTAATTAGTCACCTGATTATCTTTTCTATATACAtgctataatttataattatcaaGTCAAATTAATGGATAGTAAATATTTGAGACAGAGTTCAAAAGACTCcatgaaatattatattatttcttaaGCATCCAAATCAATCATTCTGAATCAATAATAATTTTTCATTCaatcatttttaattaattacagaagctacacaaaaaaaaaatcatattatacaTTGATCTACAACCACAAAAATACAGATTATCAGTGTATATATACATGTCCATCAAGTAGTTTATCTGAGCTTATCATTAACATGAGTAAGATAAATAATAGATTgagatatttaatatatatacagaatcacattatatatatatatatatctaatcttCATTAATCACAGTAAATTAAGTACCctcttaaaattaaattattatgttagaaataataatgatattatttttaaaaaaaattactcaATCTAACTAAAATGGGTGATTTTCCCATCGTGTTTTTGGTTTTTACTtgtgaatcattttttttttaattatctaagattttttatacatattttttttgctattcaACAAGCTTATTATTTGACTACCCTCTATGCCTTTCTCAACCAAtgtgcttgttgtttcattcttataAATTTAAGAAAATTTATATTCAAATATTGAATATTTTGAGCTTGATTGTGAAACAAGTGTAATGATACAAATATTAACCATCTTAATGTTTTTATTCTGGTTCTAAATACGAGTATCACTACATGTACAATATAATTTTATCTGTAATaggtttttatttttctaataaaGCTACCATTTTTCAAACAACATTCAGATAGCaactcaatatttttttttattttttcactaaatttagaaatatttatattcaaatttgaaatgttTTCAATATGGTTTTAAAAATGAAGATAATAACATTCACTTATGAGtatatgaatataaatattttccAATTTATATAAAACTATAATAATCTAAATagtaatttaatattattattttttaatatgttgactagtttaattgataaatattttgatagatcATCATATTTAACATATTAACACAATGTCATAATCTTAAACATGTTCTTCCCTACTTAggctttgaaaaaaaattatgaattaaataatatttaaaattagaataattttaaaataattttcaaaattatCATTTATTAGTGTGATTATTGGAATGAACGGTAGAGCATAATAGTAGACAAATAAGTAGTAACAAACGGGTCACATCAATATAAGATAAGTTATGATCATTTGAATAgaatgagaaaataaaaataaaatgaaagatgAAGATGGTAGAGGAATATGATAATAGATAAGATTTCCGAAGAAATCTTGTTGATATGTCGAGGAAAATATTCtcttctaacatgtataaatagacattgattcaattaatttaaatatgtttttttatcattaCATTTCACTTGATCTGCAATAAGCGACTGACCACCACCCCTCAGTTGCGATCGATTGTTGCTTCTCTTCCTCCGGCGATTGCAATCGAAAACCAACTACTCCAGGATAAAAAAGATACAACCAAAGGCTAGACATCAACCTTAATACATTATCACACACAAACTACATTACGGAGCTGGATCAACATTTGGTTCCTCTCGTTCAGTAATAGAATTGCTTGGGTTGTCAAATCTAAGCACTACTACTTCTTCCTTCGTGACCTCTATGTTGACTCCCTGTTGGAGAGCATCCTCTTGTGCTTCCTCTCATCCATCATCGATTATACCCAGAACTGCTCCTCTAGGCCATACCTTTGACCCACACCAAAGCACATTGAGGTGTCACTGCTTCAAAAATTGGCGCTCATTCTACAGCACCCAGATTCAGTGCATGCTACCTAGTGTTGTCTACTGCACCTTCCTCTTCCCCATCATCGTAGCCTACATCTGGCAATTTTCATAGCCGATTGATGCCATCGCATCTACATCGTCTGATTACCCATGGCAACAGCAATCCACGACGTATTTTATGCCACCGTTACCGCCTATTACTAATAACTACCACAAACACCGCTTGTAGTAGAAGCCACCTACATCTCCAATAGTGCCCCCATCATTGTTGTTGCAGCCCTGATCAGTTTGCTATAGCCTTTGATAAAGCACTGGGGAGTTCCTTCCTCAAGTCTCTCATCTCTAACAAAAGAGTAATCCCCTTACCGTGGGGCACTATGCTTGCCCCGAGCACCCTTTTCCACCTTTCTTCCCATTGCTGCCTTCTTCTACAATAACATTGTCTCCATCCCCCTATCTTACAATCTAAAAACTCCCATAGTCACGGTAAGAGAGCTTCCAACAACCAACTTCTCGATGAATCTGATGTGATGACGACTTCTTCACCACTCAGATCTTCTGTCAAAAGATCTTTAGAACTATAGCAACTTTGCCTTGCTTCATACAGCAACTATGCCTCTGGAAGAAGCATTGCTCCCCATCGCAGCTCTCTTCCACCTCCTTTTTATAGCTTATGACTCCCAACTTGCTCCCTTAGACTAATATCCTCAAAATATCTTCATCGTTCACCTCTAACACTCAAGTTATTGTTCATACAGGGAACCATAGCACTTCTTAACCAAtaggtcttatcaccatcaatgttgTAGCACTCATTTTCTTTAAATTATCCAAATATAGCAACTATGCATCTTAGCATGCAtaattttctaatcttctatttggataTGATCTACTAGGCTACATCGATGGTTCTCTCCATTGTCCACATGCAATGGTCAATATCCAAGGAGAACCCAATTTAATATCAAATCCAACCCATAAACTATgcttacgtcaagatcgcctcatcctccaagttaTTCAAGCCACAGTCGTTGGGTCCATTGCCCTATTGATATCTTCATATATGACTGTTGTAAAAGCATAGTATAAGTTGCAAATCACttgcgtactcgcatgctcggacttttATACAATATAACGAAAATGAAATAAGAGGAAAGTACTAATGCTGATTATTTACAAAATATCAACGTTATAATTGATgatttggctttgataggtcattcccttagtgattaagaagtcctaatccatacccttaAAGTCTTAGAATACGAGTACAAAGAACTCGCGACAGCAATTCGAGCACGTGACTCACAAATATCATTCAAAGAACTCTATAATAAGACTGACTATGAGACATATTTAACGCATGATGACAAGTTGCTAGTACcaactatcacagctcaagtcagtcaaaaataCAAGAGGAAGAGTAACCAGTATAATAAACatatcaacaaaggtttggctaagctgcctcctGACCCTATGAATCCCAAACCAAACCCCCCCTCATCCACACCATCAACACTTTAATCATCACTATCAATGTAGCAACTTCCATAATCATCAACCCTAGCATCCTAACCTTACAAGTCAATAAAGAGTTGtttgtcaactatgtgataaagtcaaaCACTCTACGAAAATCTATCGGTCTCGATCCATACTCCCTGCTCCATAACgatggcctcaagcaaatcttatGACTACTCCAACTATTAGACAACATAATTAGATTGTAGACTTTGGCGCCTCTTATCGCATCACCTTTAATCTTCAAAACTTTCTACAACAACTATAgcagaaatgaagatatcatcatcggtgatggtaaatgaATTCTCATTACTCATATTGGTTCTATAACGCTTAATTCACTTAccataacttttacactcgatgatattttgtgtgcacCTCATATTAAACAaaaccttatttttatttttttaattctataaataaaataatatctcaaTTATATTTTATCGTGATTGTTtttttgtcaaggatttgagcacagtGACATCCTTAGTCCAACGCCAAAATAAAGGCAACATTTATGAGTAGCCATCAGTTTTATAAATTTCCTAACCTATTATTCACTCTTCAGTTGCTCTCTAGTTGATGTATGGCATCATCATCTTGGTTATCCCTTATCttttatcaaataaaaattacttttttGTCATTCTCTTCCCACCTTTAAAATCAATATTATTATCACTCATTATGATACTTGTCTTattaataaaagtcataaactatcTTTTGAAATATCATTCATATCTTGCTCTAaatcatttaaaattatttatacaaatgtttggggccctgccccaacCCTTTCTTTGGTAAgttcaaattttatattatttttatagactATTTCACTAAAAtatacatggttatatcctctccaccataaatTTGACATTTCAATGATCTTTACCAATtttagaaagttggtcgagaattacTTTTAGTCTTCAATTAGACCAATTTACTCAAATGGTTGAGGCGAATATCAGGTTATCACATCATGTCTCTTACCTTATAGTATATAACACCTCAAGTAACCCCAATATACTCATAAATTAGTTGGATCTACTGAActtaaacatcggcatatagttgaaactagtctctcacttctacatcaagcatccatgttGCTAACTTTTTcatcagtagcttttcaaactgcagtctatcttattaatcgtatgctcactccagtcatCATTTGAAAAATCATTCCATAAGCTTCCAAACCTTTAGAAACTCAAAgtgtttggttgtttatgttattcaTAACTATGTCCTTATccttcacataagctaacaccatgaTCTAAGACTTGCACTTTAATAGAATACTCTTTTGACTATAATGCTTTCCGATGCTATGAACCATAAACTCAGAAAATCTTTATATTACGTCACATTATTTTTATAGAGTATATATTTCCTTTTCAAAACTATCCTACCGTGTaggctgttgggaa comes from the Musa acuminata AAA Group cultivar baxijiao chromosome BXJ2-8, Cavendish_Baxijiao_AAA, whole genome shotgun sequence genome and includes:
- the LOC135619628 gene encoding short-chain dehydrogenase TIC 32 B, chloroplastic-like; protein product: MGLFRLVTGLPGPSGFGSASTAEQVTDGIDASHLTVIITGGASGIGEETARVFALRGAHVIIAARNMAAANDVQQHILQCTPMAKVDVLKLDLSSLKSVRAFADKFLSLDLPLNILINNAGVMFCPYQLSEDGIEMQFATNHLGHFFLTNLLLDKMKTTAEKTGIEGRIVNLSSIAHLNTYEGGIWFDKLNHKEVYLDKKAYGQSKLANILHANELSRRLKEDGANITVNSVHPGLIMTNLMRHSFHLMRVLKLFTYIFWKNVPQGAATTCYVALHPSLKGVTGKYFLDCNEEKPSYLARDETLAEKLWDFSEKLAASTK
- the LOC135619629 gene encoding histone H2B-like, whose translation is MAPKAEKKPAEKKPAEKPAEEKEKKAEKAPAEKKPKAEKRLPSKDGASADKKRKKKAKKGTETYKIYIFKVLKQVHPDIGISSKAMSIMNSFINDIFEKLAQEASRLARYNKKPTITSREIQTSVRLVLPGELAKHAVSEGTKAVTKFTSS